The sequence CGTTCGTCGGGGATTCCGTGCTGGATTGGTTCACGCCGGACGGCTTCTACATTCCCGGCGCCCACTCGAAGCCGCTGAGCGACGAGCACCCCGACGTCGCGCCCGCCCTGGTGCCCCTGAGGGAAAGGCTCTGCCGCATGGTCGGACGGCCCGTGAACATCCAGGCCACCAAGGTGTGGACGATGTTCGTGAAGGAGGTCCTGCTCGGCGAGCCCTGCCTCACCGTGATCGGCAAGCTCGAGAGCGCGTGAAGCTCCGCCTGCTCAGCTACAACATCCGCTACGGCGGCGTCGGGCGGGAAGAGAGCCTTGCCAGCGTGATCCGAGGCGCCGAGCCCGACCTGGTCCTGCTGCAGGAGGCGTCCCGGCCCGACGTCGTGAAGCGCCTGGCCGACCGCACCGGGATGGCCCATTGCGGCTCGGTGGCCGGCGGCTCGGTGGCCTACCTGAGCCGGGTGGAGCTGGCGGGCCACGAATGGCGCCAGCCCCGCGGATGCTCCCGTTCCCTCCTTCAGGCGGACCTGGCGGCTCCGCCGTGCAGCGTCTTCGCCCTGCACCTGCGGGCGATGCACAGCAACTGGTCGGAGCGGCGCCGCGTGCGCGAGCTGAAAGCCATCCTGGGCGACATCGCCTCGCATCGGGACCGCTTCCACCTCCTGACCGGCGACTTCAACACGCTCGCGCCGGGCGAGAAGCTGGACCGGAGGCGCCTGCCGCTGCGGATCCGGCTGATCACGTCGCTCCTCGGGAGCACCGTGCGCTGGGAGACCATCCAGATCATGCTCGATGCCGGCTACGCGGACGCTTTTCGCGCGCTCCACCCGAACGACTCCGGCGTCACATTCCCGACCTGGGATCCCCATCTGCGGCTGGACTACCTCTTCGTTCCCGCCGGAACGGTGAGCCGGGTGGAGCGCTGCGAGGTCGTGCGCGGCGGAGAGGCCGCGACGGCCTCGGATCACTTTCCGCTGCTCACCGTCGTCGCTCCCTGAGCCGTCAGCTCCGCGCGATCCCCTTCTCGTGGAAATCGCCCCGCTGGTGGCTGCCGGACATTCCCTTGGGGATCGTGAGCGACCTCCACTCCGCGCCGGCGAAATGGCGCGCGAGATAGACGATCTGGCCCACGTGGTAGGCGGTGTGCGTGACCGATCGGTTGAGCGCCTCGACGACCAGGAAGGGCTCCTGGCGGATGTGAATGGTGCGCCCGAGGTCTTCGGGGCGCAGGCTCTCGATCGATCCCAGCGCGGTCGCCCAGCCCCGCTCCCACCAACCCAGGATCTCCTCGCGGGAGGCGCGCCCGGTCATGGTGAACTCTCCGTCGCGGTCCCGGTCCGGCTTCTCGCCGTCGGTCGTCAGGAAATCGGCGAAACGGGAGCGCAGGTTGCCCGCGACGTGCTTGACGATCACGGCGATGCTGTTCGAGGCGGCGTCCAGCTCGGTGTGCCAGTGCGCTTCGGGCGTCTGGACGAGCGCTTTCTCCCCCAGCGCCTTGTAGTTCCGATAGGTACGGACCACGTCCCGCAGATAGGCCTCTTCGTTCATCGCGCCCTCGCTTGCGTCGGGGCCGTCGCTCCGGGACGGTCGGTGTAAGTGAACGTGCCGCGGCCCAGGACCTCCTCGGCGGCTTCGCGAAGGGCGGCCATCGCGGCGCGGTGGAGCGAGGCCGCGAGGCTGACCCGGCGCACCCCCGCCGCTTCGAGCTCCGCGACCGAGAACGATTTCCCGGGGATCCCCGCCATGAAGTTCACGGGCTTGCCCACCGCGGAGCAGACCTCCCGCACGGCCTCGAGCGTCGGCAGGCCCGGCGCGAAGAGGACGTCCGCGCCGACGCGCTCGTACGCGCGCAGCCGCTCGATCGTGTCGTCCAGGTCCGGACGCCCGCGCACGAAGTTCTCGCAGCGCGCGGTCAGCGTGAACGGCGCGTCCAGCCCTCGCGCCGCCTCGACCGCCGCGGCGATCCGTTCTGCCGCCAGGCCGAGGTCGTAGACCCCTTCGCCCGCCGGCGCGTCCTCGATCGACGCGCCCGCGAGACCGGCCGCGGCCGCCATCCGGATCGTCTCGGCCGCAACGGCCGGCGCCTCGCCGAACCCGTTCTCGAGGTCCGCCGAGACCGGAACATCGCAGGCCTCCACGATCGATCGCGCGTTGGCGAGCGACCGATCCCGCCCCATCTGGCCGTCCTCCAGCCCCAGCGCCCGGGCCGCCGCCGCGCTCGATGTGGCGATCGCCTCGAATCCCATCTGGGCGAGGAGCCGCGCCGATCCGGCATCCCAGGCGTTCGCAATCACGAACGCACGAGGACCCTGATGCAGCGCCCGAAAGCGGGCGCCCTTTTCCGCCGGCGAGGGACGCGGGGTCGCGGAATCGCTCATGGGATCCTCATGATACGCCCTCCTGCCCCCGGGCTCCGGTACCTAAGTCGCCCTGCTCGCGCCGCCCGCGCCGTGTGTACGATGATGGGGTGAGCGCATTTCCCGCCTCGAAACTGGAGAAGATCCTGGGCAAGCCGCCGGGCGAATGGACGGCGGAGGACCTTGTGCGCATCGTCGACCAGGAGGATATCGGCCTGGTTACGCTGATGCACGTCGGCGGGGATGGCGTCATGAAAGCGCTCGACTTCGTCCCCCAGAGCCGCGCGCACCTCCTGGGCATCCTGCGCCACGGCGAGCGCGCCGACGGGTCCAGCCTGTTCGACGGGCTTCCGAGCGCGGCGAGCGACATCCGGCTGGTGCCGCGGATCGCGACCGCGTTCCTGAGCCCCTTCTCCCCGGTTCCCACCCTCGCCCTCCTCTGCGGGCATCGCGATCGCGAAGGGCGGCCGCTGTCGCAATCCCCCGACACCATCGCGCGCCGCGCGTTCGAGCGCCTTCGCGACGAGGCCGGCCTGGAGTACTGGGCCCTGGGCGAGGTGGAGTACTTCCTGGGGCGACCCGCGAGCGATTCGGAGATCGAGCGGCGGCGCGACCGCGGCTACCACGCGACCACCCCCTTCGTGGCGGGCGAGGCGATGCGCCGCCGCGCGCTGCGCCACCTGGCGGACATGGGCGTGGCCGTGAAGTACGCGCACGCCGAAGTGGGGCTGGTCGACGAGCGGAAGGACCGGGGCCGCATCTGGGAGCAGCACGAGATCGAGCTGGGATTGGCGCCGCTCCCCGCCGCCGCGGACGCCATCGTCCTGACCCGCTGGGTCCTCCTCAATCTCGCGCAC is a genomic window of Candidatus Binatia bacterium containing:
- a CDS encoding endonuclease/exonuclease/phosphatase family protein, yielding MKLRLLSYNIRYGGVGREESLASVIRGAEPDLVLLQEASRPDVVKRLADRTGMAHCGSVAGGSVAYLSRVELAGHEWRQPRGCSRSLLQADLAAPPCSVFALHLRAMHSNWSERRRVRELKAILGDIASHRDRFHLLTGDFNTLAPGEKLDRRRLPLRIRLITSLLGSTVRWETIQIMLDAGYADAFRALHPNDSGVTFPTWDPHLRLDYLFVPAGTVSRVERCEVVRGGEAATASDHFPLLTVVAP
- a CDS encoding DUF1572 family protein; its protein translation is MNEEAYLRDVVRTYRNYKALGEKALVQTPEAHWHTELDAASNSIAVIVKHVAGNLRSRFADFLTTDGEKPDRDRDGEFTMTGRASREEILGWWERGWATALGSIESLRPEDLGRTIHIRQEPFLVVEALNRSVTHTAYHVGQIVYLARHFAGAEWRSLTIPKGMSGSHQRGDFHEKGIARS
- a CDS encoding isocitrate lyase/phosphoenolpyruvate mutase family protein, whose protein sequence is MSDSATPRPSPAEKGARFRALHQGPRAFVIANAWDAGSARLLAQMGFEAIATSSAAAARALGLEDGQMGRDRSLANARSIVEACDVPVSADLENGFGEAPAVAAETIRMAAAAGLAGASIEDAPAGEGVYDLGLAAERIAAAVEAARGLDAPFTLTARCENFVRGRPDLDDTIERLRAYERVGADVLFAPGLPTLEAVREVCSAVGKPVNFMAGIPGKSFSVAELEAAGVRRVSLAASLHRAAMAALREAAEEVLGRGTFTYTDRPGATAPTQARAR
- a CDS encoding glutamine synthetase, with product MSAFPASKLEKILGKPPGEWTAEDLVRIVDQEDIGLVTLMHVGGDGVMKALDFVPQSRAHLLGILRHGERADGSSLFDGLPSAASDIRLVPRIATAFLSPFSPVPTLALLCGHRDREGRPLSQSPDTIARRAFERLRDEAGLEYWALGEVEYFLGRPASDSEIERRRDRGYHATTPFVAGEAMRRRALRHLADMGVAVKYAHAEVGLVDERKDRGRIWEQHEIELGLAPLPAAADAIVLTRWVLLNLAHVEGLSCRFDPILKEGHAGSGLHIHSLPRALREIPPAAAFLEGGQLGPSGRWLIGGLARLAPALMAFGNREASSFVRLLQAKETPVAITWGAYNRKALIRLPLLAPGGACDAWPPTIEFRLPDGSAHAHLLLAGMAQALALGRELLDLDALLDRTASHGEAIDVTRMPQLPRDRDGVLAALDEARPPLEAGGVFPTSVLD